In Kwoniella shivajii chromosome 9, complete sequence, one genomic interval encodes:
- a CDS encoding iron-sulfur clusters transporter ATM1, mitochondrial, whose product MSFGSCSRHVLPRPPNLWNAAGPSRNMNSTSFIRRSARSISKLAKPSTSLDRAQLPRLSILSRSQPSHPSSRVFRSKALPAISFFSTSSRRLVPPPSSPPTTTTDSKKQVTLNPDASPKDVSASSQDKTDWRIILKLAHNIWPKNNPKVKIRVMGALALLIAGKILNVQVPFFFKTIVDSLNVPITESSTVWVLAGASIAGYGAARVLTTAFGELRNAVFASVSQSAIRKVARETFEHLLNMDMKFHLERQTGGLTRAIDRGTKGISFILSSIVFHVIPTALEITMVCGILSWKFGWDFAAVTAITMGLYTWFTVQTTAWRTKFRKEANSADNKGATVAVDSLINYEAVKAFNNERFEVAQYDATLKTYEKASVKIATSLALLNSGQNFIFSSALTMMMLLAAQGVVKGTMTVGDLVMVNQLVFQLSMPLNFLGTVYRELRQSLIDMEAMFNLQGLDSSITDKPNTKPLALRGGEIRFENVNFGYHPERPIFKDLSFTIPAGHKVAIVGPSGCGKSTVFRLLFRFYDSQSGRITIDGQDIKEITLESLRKSIGVVPQDTPLFHADILHNIRYGNLEATDEQVIEAAKKAHVEETIQRLPDKYKTKVGERGLMISGGEKQRLAVARLLLKDPPILFFDEATSALDVYTETELMRNINNTLLGGGKTSVFIAHRLRTISDADLIIVLQDGKVAEQGSHEQLLTIDGGVYQRLWQAQLTESTQSKVGEEKEDVEELEIVGEKKSKK is encoded by the exons ATGAGCTTCGGCTCTTGCAGTCGACATGTCCTTCCTAGGCCTCCAAATCTATGGAACGCCGCGGGCCCATCAAGGAATATGAACTCGACAAGCTTTATAAGGCGGTCCGCCAGGTCGATATCGAAGCTTGCAAAGCCAAGTACATCACTGGATCGGGCTCAGCTACCACGACTATCAATCCTCTCTCGGTCTCAACCCAGTCATCCTTCATCCCGTGTCTTTCGATCGAAAGCACTTCCCGCTATCTCTTTtttctccacttcttctcgCCGTTTGGTGCCTCCACCTTCCTCACCGCCGACTACCACTACCGATTCCAAGAAGCAGGTCACACTGAACCCCGATGCTTCGCCGAAAGATGTTTCTGCCTCGTCTCAGGATAAGACGGACTGGAGGATAATACTGAAATTAGCACATAATATTTGGCCTAAGAATAACCCGAAAGTCAAAATACGTGTAATGGGTGCTTTGGCGTTATTGATCGCTGGAAAGATTCTGAATGTGCAAGTGCCGTTTTTCTTCAAGACGATAGTGGATAGTCTGAATGTACCGATAACGGAAAGCAGTACAGTCTGGGTGCTGGCAGGTGCCTCCATTGCCGGGT ATGGAGCTGCTAGGGTGTTGACTACTGCTTTTGGAGAATTGAGAAATGCTGTTTTCGCTTCTGTGTCTCAAAGTGCCATCAGGAAAGTAGCAAGAGAGACTTTTGAACATCTATTGAATATGGATATGAAATTTCATTTGGAGAGGCAGACAGGGGGTTTGACTAGAGCTATAGATAGGGGAACTAA GGGTATATCGTTCATTCTCTCTTCAATAGTATTTCACGTGATACCGACAGCTTTGGAAATCACCATGGTATGCGGTATCCTCTCATGGAAATTCGGATGGGATTTTGCAGCTGTTACAGCTATCACCATGGGGCTTTATACATGGTTCACTGTTCAAACTACAGCTTGGAGGACCAAATTCAGAAAAGAAGCaaattcagctgataataAAGGTGCTACCGTTGCTGTGGATAGTCTGATCAATTATGAAGCCgtaaaa GCTTTCAACAATGAAAGATTCGAAGTAGCTCAATACGATGCCACGTTGAAAACATACGAAAAGGCTTCGGTCAAAATAGCCACTTCTTTAGCACTATTGAACTCTGGTCagaatttcatcttttcaagCGCtttgacaatgatgatgttacTCGCTGCGCAAGGGGTagtgaaag GCACAATGACAGTCGGTGATCTTGTGATGGTGAATCAACTGGTCTTCCAACTGTCAATGCCTTTGAACTTCCTGGGTACTGTTTATCGGGAATTGCGACAGAGCTTGATAGATATGGAAGCTATGTTTAACTTGCAGGGTTTGGATTCCAGTATCACG GATAAACCTAATACCAAACCTCTTGCATTGAGAGGGGGTGAAATCCGATTTGAGAACGTCAATTTCGGTTACCATCCTGAAAGACCCATATTCAAAGATTTATCATTTACGATACCTGCCGGACACAAAGTAGCTATCGTTGGACCTTCAGGATGTGGGAAATCTACTGTATTCCGACTTCTTTTCCGATTCTACGATTCCCAATCTGGAAGAATAACAATCGACGGGCAAGATATAAAAGAAATCACATTAGAATCACTGAGAAAATCAATAGGAGTGGTACCTCAAGATACGCCATTATTCCATGCTGATATATTACATAATATTCGATATGGTAATTTGGAAGCTACAGATGAGCAGGTTATTGAAGCTGCCAAAAAAGCTCATGTTGAAGAAACGATTCAAAGATTACCGGATAAATACAAGACGAAAGTTggtgaaagaggtttaaTGATTTCAGGTGGTGAAAAACAACGCCTAGCAGTTGCTAGATTGTTATTAAAAGATCCACCTATTTTATTCTTCGATGAAGCTACAAGTGCTTTAGACGTTTATACTGAAACGGAATTAATGAGAAATATAAACAATACTCTTTTAGGTGGTGGTAAAACAAGTGTCTTTATTGCTCATAG ATTACGCACAATATCAGACGCAGATTTGATCATAGTACTGCAAGATGGTAAAGTTGCCGAACAGGGTTCACACGAACAACTCTTGACTATAGATGGAGGTGTTTATCAAAGGCTCTGGCAGGCTCAATTAACAGAGAGCACGCAAAGTAAGGTGGGCgaggaaaaagaggatgtagaagagCTGGAGATCGTCGGTGAGAAGAAGTCTAAGAAGTAG